A window from Caulobacter sp. X encodes these proteins:
- a CDS encoding ABC transporter permease encodes MPSPVMAALKDVADGVRLAPLWWRLGLDQTASRFQRSVLGPFWMACNLLVVAFALAFLVSTLMGVDMSKSYPQVVAGLLAWSLVGTTIAEAQAIFLYNSGLMQSQRLPLSFYVFLHAQKAATNFLFQLIAFWAVMIVLHKFVIPHWTLIPAMAVMLLIVCFQGFIIAIPSTRFRDVAYMMSYVVQLLFYVTPVFWMADHVSPRNRWVVELNPFAHQVDLLRAPLLGHAPAVNDWVWALGTTGVLALVAFALLAMFRKRVVFWL; translated from the coding sequence ATGCCGAGCCCCGTGATGGCGGCCCTCAAGGACGTTGCCGACGGCGTTCGTCTGGCGCCCCTGTGGTGGCGGCTTGGCCTGGACCAGACGGCCTCGCGCTTCCAGCGCTCGGTGCTGGGGCCGTTCTGGATGGCCTGCAATCTGCTGGTCGTCGCCTTCGCCCTGGCCTTCCTGGTCAGCACGCTGATGGGCGTGGACATGTCCAAGAGCTACCCGCAGGTGGTCGCCGGACTTCTGGCCTGGTCGCTGGTGGGCACGACAATCGCCGAAGCCCAGGCGATCTTCCTCTACAATTCCGGCCTGATGCAGAGCCAGCGCTTGCCGCTGAGCTTCTACGTCTTCCTGCACGCCCAGAAGGCCGCGACCAATTTCCTCTTCCAGCTGATCGCCTTCTGGGCGGTCATGATTGTGCTGCACAAGTTCGTCATTCCCCACTGGACGCTGATCCCGGCGATGGCCGTGATGCTGCTGATCGTCTGCTTCCAGGGCTTCATCATCGCCATCCCGTCCACCCGTTTTCGGGACGTGGCCTACATGATGAGCTACGTCGTGCAGCTTTTGTTCTATGTGACGCCGGTGTTCTGGATGGCCGATCATGTCAGTCCCCGGAACCGTTGGGTGGTCGAGTTGAACCCCTTCGCGCACCAGGTCGACCTGCTGCGCGCGCCGCTGTTGGGACACGCTCCCGCCGTCAACGACTGGGTCTGGGCGCTGGGGACGACCGGCGTCTTGGCCCTGGTCGCCTTCGCGCTGCTGGCCATGTTCCGCAAGCGCGTGGTCTTCTGGCTTTAG
- a CDS encoding chemotaxis response regulator protein-glutamate methylesterase yields the protein MPAGRKVRVLIVDDSATVRQTLAAVLSADPQIEVIGVASDPFVAARRIRDEIPDVITLDVEMPRMDGITFLRKLMAQHPVPVVMCSSLVEEGGETLMQALEAGAVDIVLKPKVGVAEHLMESRIRICDAVKAAASAKVSGARRPPVSVDRPLYEPERKLTADAMLPPPPKAAPGAKAMARTTETIICMGASTGGTEALRAVLETLPPDSPGIVIVQHMPERFTASFAQRLDGICAVSVKEAEDGDTVLRGRVLIAPGNKHTLLERSGARYYVSVKDGPLVTRHRPSVDVLFRSAARSAGSNAVGVIMTGMGDDGARGLDEMKQAGAFAIAQDEATSIVFGMPKEAIARGCVDRVVPLQQIAAEILKASKR from the coding sequence GTGCCCGCTGGTCGAAAAGTCAGAGTCCTGATCGTCGACGACTCCGCGACCGTGCGGCAGACGCTGGCGGCCGTGCTGAGCGCCGATCCGCAGATCGAAGTGATCGGCGTCGCCTCCGACCCCTTCGTGGCCGCGCGCCGCATCCGTGACGAGATTCCCGACGTCATCACCCTGGACGTCGAAATGCCGCGCATGGACGGCATCACCTTCCTGCGCAAGCTGATGGCCCAGCATCCGGTGCCGGTGGTCATGTGCTCGTCGCTGGTCGAGGAGGGGGGCGAGACCCTGATGCAGGCGCTGGAGGCCGGCGCCGTCGACATCGTGCTGAAGCCCAAGGTCGGGGTCGCCGAGCACCTGATGGAGTCGCGCATCCGGATCTGCGACGCGGTCAAGGCGGCGGCAAGCGCCAAGGTGTCGGGCGCCCGCCGTCCGCCGGTCTCGGTCGACCGTCCGCTCTACGAGCCCGAGCGCAAGCTGACCGCCGACGCCATGCTGCCCCCGCCGCCGAAGGCGGCGCCCGGCGCCAAGGCGATGGCCCGAACGACCGAGACGATCATCTGCATGGGCGCCTCCACGGGGGGCACCGAGGCGCTGCGGGCGGTGCTGGAGACCCTGCCGCCGGATTCGCCCGGCATCGTCATTGTCCAGCACATGCCCGAGCGCTTCACCGCCTCGTTCGCCCAACGCCTGGATGGGATCTGCGCCGTTTCGGTCAAGGAGGCCGAGGACGGCGACACCGTGTTGCGCGGCCGGGTCCTGATCGCGCCCGGCAACAAGCACACCCTGCTGGAGCGCAGCGGCGCGCGCTACTACGTCTCGGTCAAGGATGGCCCGTTGGTCACCCGGCACCGCCCGTCGGTGGATGTGCTGTTCCGCTCCGCCGCCCGCTCGGCCGGCTCCAACGCGGTCGGGGTGATCATGACCGGCATGGGCGACGACGGCGCGCGCGGTCTCGACGAGATGAAGCAGGCCGGCGCCTTCGCGATCGCCCAGGACGAGGCGACCTCGATCGTCTTCGGCATGCCCAAGGAGGCGATCGCGCGCGGCTGCGTCGATCGGGTGGTCCCGCTGCAGCAGATCGCGGCGGAAATCCTGAAGGCTTCCAAGCGCTAG
- a CDS encoding protein-glutamate O-methyltransferase CheR: MSHASLAQPIDPHQDLLSAKNFARLSAFIHDYSGIKMPANKKTMLEGRLRRRMRTYGHSNLNDYCRFLFEDGGLEAETVHLIDVVTTNKTEFFREPSHFSFLEAKGLPALANGRRKPLRIWSAAASIGAEAYTLAMVLEDFVADQRGLDYSILATDICTDVLAKGVAGRYPEAMIEPVSMDRRRQYLMQSKDRSLGEVRIRPDLRSKVAFARLNLMDETYPVERDFDIIFCRNILIYFDKPTQAKVLGRLCDHLVPGGYLFLGHSESIVGLDLPVRQVANTVFQKP; encoded by the coding sequence TTGTCTCACGCCTCTCTCGCGCAGCCGATCGACCCGCACCAGGACCTGCTGTCCGCCAAGAACTTCGCGCGCCTGTCGGCCTTCATCCATGACTACAGCGGCATCAAGATGCCGGCCAACAAGAAGACCATGCTTGAAGGCCGACTGCGCCGCCGGATGCGGACCTACGGCCACAGCAACCTGAATGACTATTGCCGGTTCCTGTTCGAGGACGGCGGCCTGGAGGCCGAGACCGTCCACCTGATCGACGTCGTCACGACCAACAAGACCGAATTCTTCCGCGAGCCGTCCCATTTCAGTTTTCTGGAGGCGAAGGGCCTGCCGGCGCTGGCGAACGGACGTCGCAAGCCGCTCCGGATCTGGAGCGCGGCGGCGTCGATCGGCGCCGAGGCCTATACCCTGGCCATGGTGCTGGAGGACTTCGTCGCCGACCAGCGCGGCCTCGACTACTCCATCCTGGCGACCGATATCTGCACCGACGTCCTGGCCAAGGGCGTGGCTGGCCGCTATCCGGAAGCGATGATCGAGCCGGTCTCGATGGACCGCCGCCGTCAGTACCTGATGCAGTCCAAGGACCGTTCGCTCGGCGAAGTCCGGATACGGCCGGACCTGCGCTCCAAGGTCGCTTTCGCGCGCCTGAATCTGATGGACGAGACCTATCCGGTCGAGCGCGACTTCGACATCATCTTCTGCCGCAACATCCTGATCTATTTCGACAAACCGACCCAAGCCAAGGTGCTGGGGCGGCTCTGCGACCATCTGGTCCCTGGCGGCTATCTATTTCTGGGTCATTCTGAGTCGATCGTCGGACTGGATCTTCCGGTTCGGCAGGTGGCCAACACCGTGTTCCAGAAGCCCTAG
- a CDS encoding chemotaxis protein CheW → MSEVFLERQCVTLGLGAEVFAVPVAFVREILDYSAPSALPEGPTYLLGLTDVRGRGTPTLDLRTKLGLPRVEPNLATRILVLDVPIEDRILSLGLVADRVIEVATFEPEQIEAAPDIGVPWRSDYIKGVVRRDQGFVVIFDLPRLLTSQDAALIAQAA, encoded by the coding sequence GTGAGCGAGGTCTTCCTGGAGCGGCAGTGCGTGACGCTGGGCCTGGGCGCCGAGGTGTTCGCGGTGCCCGTGGCCTTCGTCCGCGAAATCCTGGACTACAGCGCGCCCTCCGCCCTGCCGGAAGGCCCCACCTATCTGCTGGGGCTGACCGACGTGCGGGGGCGGGGCACGCCGACCCTGGATCTGCGGACCAAGCTGGGCCTGCCGCGCGTGGAGCCCAATCTGGCGACGCGGATCCTGGTGCTGGACGTGCCGATCGAGGATCGGATCCTGTCCCTCGGCCTCGTCGCCGATCGGGTGATCGAGGTGGCGACGTTCGAGCCCGAGCAGATCGAGGCCGCGCCGGACATCGGCGTGCCGTGGCGGTCGGACTACATCAAGGGCGTCGTCCGGCGGGATCAAGGCTTCGTCGTGATCTTCGACCTGCCCAGGCTGCTGACCAGCCAGGACGCCGCGCTGATCGCCCAGGCCGCCTGA
- a CDS encoding methyl-accepting chemotaxis protein: MRLTIKLQLAAAFGLLILLLVGGNLFAMRELNSAQDSLEGVLAAPVKRMELAQEINIHLLNIVRAEKNMVLSDDVVEIRKFEGSIQKEKATVEGLLEKAKSLASAEGKPRWLALEAAYNTMAEVHTRVFAFAIEHKDAEATVLTMGESRKAITEAVAKVDELVALSNDQLAQATDEADKASKSARNLLITVSVISLLIAVAAAVYISTMVSKGLARASEAVRTVAEGDLTKTAEVTTRDEIGDLLGNVNVMIERLRGIVGDAIAASENVSSGSQELSATAEQMSQGVTEQAAAAEQVSASMEEMAANIKQNADNANQTEKIARQSAMDAETSGQAVNKAVDAMQTIAEKITIVQEIARQTDLLALNAAVEAARAGEHGRGFAVVASEVRKLAERSQTAAAEISAVSSDTVKAAQTAGEMLTTLVPNIRKTAELVSEISAACREQDIGSSQINQAIQQLDQVTQQNAAASEEMSATSEELAAQAEELQTSISYFRTDGGHGRRPAPRPAARRAAPVAKSAAKAPARSPVAAQQARAAGFALDLTSGGPDADDADFREYA; the protein is encoded by the coding sequence ATGCGTCTCACCATCAAGCTGCAACTCGCCGCCGCTTTCGGGCTTCTGATCCTCCTGCTGGTGGGCGGAAACCTGTTCGCCATGCGCGAGCTGAACAGCGCCCAGGACAGCCTGGAAGGCGTGCTGGCCGCGCCGGTTAAGCGCATGGAGCTCGCCCAGGAGATCAACATTCACCTGCTGAACATCGTCCGGGCCGAAAAGAACATGGTCCTGTCGGACGACGTGGTCGAGATCCGCAAGTTCGAGGGCTCGATCCAGAAGGAGAAGGCGACCGTCGAAGGTCTGCTCGAGAAGGCCAAGAGCCTCGCCTCGGCCGAGGGCAAGCCGCGCTGGCTGGCGCTGGAAGCCGCCTACAACACCATGGCCGAGGTCCATACCCGGGTCTTCGCCTTCGCCATCGAACACAAGGATGCGGAAGCCACCGTCCTGACCATGGGCGAGAGCCGCAAGGCCATCACCGAGGCCGTCGCCAAGGTCGACGAGCTCGTCGCGCTGTCCAATGATCAATTGGCCCAGGCCACCGATGAGGCCGACAAGGCCTCGAAGAGCGCGCGCAACCTGCTGATCACGGTGTCGGTCATCTCGCTGCTGATCGCCGTCGCCGCAGCCGTCTACATATCGACCATGGTCAGCAAGGGCCTGGCCCGCGCGTCGGAAGCGGTTCGCACCGTGGCCGAAGGCGACCTGACCAAGACCGCCGAGGTCACCACGCGCGACGAGATCGGCGATCTGCTGGGCAATGTGAACGTCATGATCGAGCGCCTGCGCGGCATCGTGGGCGACGCCATCGCCGCCTCCGAGAACGTCTCGTCGGGCAGCCAGGAGCTGTCGGCCACGGCCGAGCAGATGAGCCAGGGCGTGACCGAGCAGGCCGCCGCCGCCGAGCAGGTCTCGGCCTCGATGGAAGAGATGGCCGCCAACATCAAGCAGAACGCCGACAACGCCAACCAGACCGAGAAGATCGCCCGCCAGTCGGCGATGGACGCCGAGACCTCGGGCCAGGCGGTCAACAAGGCCGTCGACGCCATGCAGACGATCGCCGAGAAGATCACCATCGTCCAGGAAATCGCCCGCCAGACCGACCTGCTGGCCCTGAACGCGGCCGTCGAGGCCGCCCGGGCTGGAGAGCACGGCCGCGGCTTCGCCGTGGTCGCCTCGGAAGTCCGTAAGCTGGCCGAACGCAGCCAGACGGCCGCCGCCGAGATCAGCGCGGTCTCCAGCGACACCGTCAAGGCGGCCCAGACCGCCGGCGAGATGCTGACCACCCTGGTGCCGAACATCCGCAAGACCGCAGAATTGGTCTCGGAGATCAGCGCCGCCTGCCGCGAGCAGGACATCGGCTCCAGCCAGATCAACCAGGCCATCCAGCAACTGGACCAGGTCACCCAGCAGAACGCCGCCGCCTCGGAAGAGATGTCGGCGACCTCCGAGGAACTGGCCGCCCAGGCCGAGGAGCTGCAGACCTCGATCTCCTATTTCCGCACCGACGGCGGTCATGGCCGCCGCCCGGCGCCGCGTCCGGCCGCCCGCCGTGCGGCGCCCGTCGCCAAGTCCGCCGCCAAGGCGCCGGCGCGCAGCCCGGTCGCGGCCCAGCAGGCCCGCGCGGCCGGCTTCGCCCTGGACCTGACCAGCGGCGGTCCGGACGCCGACGACGCCGATTTTCGTGAGTACGCGTAA
- a CDS encoding chemotaxis protein CheW encodes MSTLEALTFDLQGETFALEANLVREVLDLLPETEVPGAPPFVGAVINFRGRIIPLVDLRVAFEMERGEPTIDTRIVVIEHPLDGEPALIGLRADKVHEVTAITEETTEEVPRIGLRWRTDFIRRLARRDGDLIVLPDLDQIFAARGQTASVTPLHQTQAR; translated from the coding sequence ATGAGCACGCTTGAAGCCCTGACCTTCGATCTGCAGGGCGAGACCTTCGCCCTCGAGGCCAACCTGGTCCGGGAGGTCCTGGACCTCCTGCCCGAAACCGAGGTGCCCGGCGCGCCGCCGTTCGTCGGCGCGGTGATCAATTTCCGTGGTCGGATCATTCCGCTGGTCGACCTGCGCGTCGCGTTCGAGATGGAGCGCGGCGAACCCACGATCGACACCCGGATCGTCGTGATCGAGCATCCGCTGGACGGCGAGCCCGCCCTGATCGGCCTGCGCGCCGACAAGGTCCACGAGGTCACCGCGATCACCGAAGAGACCACCGAGGAAGTTCCGCGCATCGGCCTGCGCTGGCGGACCGACTTCATCCGGCGGCTGGCCCGGCGCGATGGGGACCTCATCGTCCTGCCCGACCTGGACCAGATTTTCGCCGCTCGGGGCCAGACGGCCTCGGTCACGCCCCTCCATCAGACCCAAGCCCGCTGA
- a CDS encoding chemotaxis protein CheA yields MSSLDPIETFRQEAQELLEQVEQGLLDLAHRPGDRDLIDAVFRGLHTLKGSGAMFGFDALAAFTHHCETAFDRVRKGEVPASPRLVACVLAAQDHMRALAEGRPVEPGADEALLADLHAAVEGGDAPAAPAKPAASTWKIRFSLPADALVNGARPLPLLDELRELGDCQVRVITDDVPMLEELVPTECRLAWEVLLTTPHGRDAIDDVFIFVIDEMTLEVEELTASGDLGSPSDDAEPAVTGQADKPVETAAQDTRAAKTGGETVRVPAERLDEMMDRVGELVIAQSRLKQLASSSLDTALRAVAEEIERLAAEMRDTMMVVRMVPVIQLFGRFRRLIHDLQHDTGKKIDLQIEGETTELDKTVIERLADPLVHLVRNAADHGLEAPEQRLAAGKPEAGLIRLSAVQSGAEVLITITDDGRGVDRDRVRAKAEENGLITPGQALTDNELLNLIFAPGFSTAATITNLSGRGVGMDVVKKTIEGLRGSLEITSNPGEGSVVSLRIPLTLAIIDGLLVRVGASRFVIPLANVEECVELSPAQDLRSTGRSLITLRDELVPFIRLREEFKTGSPPDPHQKIVVVATGQDRVGLVVDQILGDHQTVIKPLSSFHADIGAFSGATILGDGGVALILDIPALVHLGQRHDAHLRAAG; encoded by the coding sequence GTGAGCAGCCTAGATCCCATCGAGACGTTCCGTCAGGAGGCCCAGGAGCTTCTGGAGCAGGTCGAGCAGGGCCTGCTCGACCTGGCGCATCGTCCGGGGGATCGCGACCTGATCGACGCGGTCTTCCGCGGATTGCACACCCTGAAGGGCTCGGGCGCCATGTTCGGCTTCGACGCCCTGGCCGCCTTCACCCACCATTGCGAAACGGCCTTCGACCGGGTTCGCAAGGGCGAGGTTCCGGCCTCGCCGCGTCTGGTCGCCTGCGTTTTGGCCGCCCAGGATCACATGCGGGCCCTGGCGGAGGGCCGTCCGGTCGAGCCGGGCGCCGACGAGGCGCTGCTGGCCGACCTGCACGCCGCCGTCGAGGGCGGCGACGCCCCGGCCGCGCCGGCCAAGCCCGCCGCCAGCACCTGGAAGATCCGTTTCAGCCTGCCCGCCGACGCCCTGGTCAACGGCGCCCGTCCCCTGCCGCTGCTCGACGAGCTGCGCGAACTGGGCGATTGCCAGGTCCGGGTGATCACCGACGACGTGCCGATGCTGGAGGAGCTGGTCCCCACCGAGTGCCGTCTGGCCTGGGAGGTCCTGCTGACCACCCCGCACGGCCGCGACGCCATCGATGACGTCTTCATCTTCGTGATCGACGAGATGACCCTCGAGGTCGAGGAATTGACCGCGTCCGGCGACCTCGGGTCGCCTTCGGACGACGCCGAGCCGGCCGTGACGGGCCAGGCCGACAAGCCCGTCGAGACCGCCGCCCAGGACACCCGCGCCGCCAAGACCGGCGGCGAGACGGTCCGCGTCCCCGCCGAGCGGCTGGACGAGATGATGGACCGCGTCGGCGAGCTGGTTATCGCCCAGTCCCGCCTGAAGCAGCTGGCCTCGTCCAGCCTCGACACGGCCCTGCGCGCCGTCGCCGAGGAGATCGAACGCCTGGCCGCCGAGATGCGCGACACGATGATGGTCGTGCGCATGGTGCCGGTGATCCAGCTGTTCGGCCGCTTCCGCCGCCTGATCCACGATCTGCAGCACGACACCGGCAAGAAGATCGACCTTCAGATCGAGGGCGAGACCACCGAGCTCGACAAGACCGTGATCGAGCGTCTGGCCGACCCGCTGGTCCACCTGGTCCGCAACGCCGCCGACCACGGCCTGGAGGCGCCCGAGCAGCGCCTGGCCGCCGGCAAGCCCGAGGCGGGCCTGATCCGCCTGTCGGCTGTCCAGTCCGGCGCCGAGGTGCTGATCACCATCACCGACGATGGTCGCGGCGTCGATCGTGATCGCGTGCGAGCCAAGGCCGAGGAGAACGGCTTGATCACGCCCGGCCAGGCCCTGACCGACAATGAGCTTCTGAACCTGATCTTCGCGCCGGGCTTCTCGACGGCGGCGACGATCACCAACCTCTCGGGGCGCGGCGTCGGCATGGACGTCGTCAAGAAGACCATCGAGGGCCTGCGCGGTTCGCTGGAGATCACCAGCAACCCCGGCGAGGGCTCGGTGGTGTCGCTGCGCATCCCGCTGACCCTGGCGATCATCGACGGCCTGCTGGTCCGCGTCGGCGCCAGCCGCTTCGTCATTCCGCTGGCCAATGTCGAGGAATGCGTCGAGCTGTCGCCGGCCCAGGACCTGCGCTCCACGGGCCGCAGCCTGATCACCCTGCGCGACGAGCTGGTGCCGTTCATCCGCCTGCGCGAGGAGTTCAAGACCGGCTCACCGCCCGATCCGCATCAGAAGATCGTCGTGGTGGCGACCGGCCAGGACCGCGTCGGCCTCGTGGTCGATCAGATCCTGGGCGACCACCAGACGGTCATCAAGCCGCTGTCCAGCTTTCACGCCGACATCGGCGCCTTCTCGGGCGCGACGATCCTGGGCGACGGCGGCGTGGCGCTGATCCTCGACATCCCCGCCCTGGTCCATCTGGGCCAGCGGCATGACGCGCATCTGCGCGCGGCTGGTTAG
- a CDS encoding response regulator — translation MSAILTVDDSISIRAAIKIALSSEGYAVSEAGNGAEGLEKASAGGFDLIITDLNMPVMDGLTMIRELRGRPAGAGVPIVFLTTESDADVKAQAKAAGATGWLTKPFEPDQLVRVVKKVLAK, via the coding sequence ATGAGCGCCATTCTCACCGTCGACGACTCGATCAGCATCCGCGCGGCCATCAAGATCGCCCTGAGCAGCGAAGGCTACGCCGTCTCGGAGGCGGGCAATGGGGCCGAGGGCCTGGAGAAGGCCTCCGCCGGCGGCTTCGACCTGATCATCACCGATCTGAACATGCCGGTGATGGACGGTCTGACCATGATCCGTGAGCTGCGAGGCCGCCCGGCGGGCGCCGGCGTGCCGATCGTCTTCCTGACCACCGAGTCCGACGCCGACGTGAAGGCCCAGGCCAAGGCGGCCGGCGCCACGGGTTGGCTGACCAAGCCGTTCGAGCCCGACCAACTGGTCCGGGTCGTCAAGAAGGTCCTCGCCAAGTGA
- a CDS encoding STAS domain-containing protein, with protein sequence MSPSCRLINLPQFKAGSRRLKPRITPVYITRLHLHRCEGFVSNISEYSVRLSGDVTVSSISDAYAALVAGMERGGPVVVNLDEVEDADLTLAQLLEAARRTAAAKGQEIRLEKPAEGALLQVLQRGGFLEPDDSDRLNFWSGGKTQP encoded by the coding sequence ATGTCACCGTCCTGTCGGCTGATAAATTTACCTCAATTTAAGGCTGGATCTCGCAGGTTAAAACCTAGAATTACACCCGTATACATAACACGGTTACATTTGCATAGGTGCGAGGGCTTTGTGTCAAATATCTCCGAATATTCGGTCCGTCTCTCAGGAGATGTGACAGTTTCGAGTATATCTGACGCCTACGCGGCCCTGGTCGCGGGGATGGAACGCGGCGGCCCGGTCGTCGTGAACCTCGATGAGGTCGAGGACGCGGACCTGACGCTCGCTCAACTTCTGGAAGCGGCGCGCCGCACGGCGGCGGCCAAGGGCCAGGAGATCCGTCTGGAGAAGCCCGCCGAGGGCGCCTTGCTCCAGGTTCTGCAACGCGGCGGCTTTCTGGAGCCGGACGACTCCGACCGCCTGAATTTTTGGTCTGGGGGAAAGACACAGCCATGA